Within Montipora foliosa isolate CH-2021 chromosome 3, ASM3666993v2, whole genome shotgun sequence, the genomic segment CAATCATTTTGGAGACAGTCATTGTCTTCATTGCTTTCTCTGCTCATTATTTTTATGAAGGCGTAAATCAGAATTTCTTGTAATCTTTAATCGTGGATATTGCGCAACATTGTGTTCACATCAGTCCAGCACAGAGTGCACAGAGTTACAGTTACAGCAGCGGGAACTCGAATACTTATTTTCAATCTCTAGACTGACTGTGAAACCAACAGTCCAAGGCAAAAAGGTACCCAAGATTTCGTTGATGATGGCTATTTTTTTTGCGCGACATAAAATTAAAGCTGCGTCTTCTCCTAAATAGCTCTCTGCTGATCAAAATGTTTTGTACCCGCAACAAAAAATTGTATATTGCTTCCCcccaaatttaattttattgcATCCATTTTTATTTTGCGCACCAAAAGTAAAGAAAATGTGTACCTTGTTTATTAAACGAACAGATAACGCACATAAAGGAACTCTGCAAGCACATGGAGATACGAATAACTGGAAGTGACTTACCGGAAAATAAACTATTCTTCTGTACTGATTCCGCTGTATATATAGTTATAAATAAAGTGGCAATATATACAGGTTTTCCTTGTTTTACTACTATTTAAGGAAGTGAGGGATGGGTGTGGGGGGCGTTTATTCGAGAGGGGCGCTTGTTTGACATTATGGCCTCGGGGTGGGCGCTTATTAGGGAGAGGGCGCTTATAAGGGCGTGGGCGATTATTCGAGGAAATACGGCATTTGCCTCATATTGCACCGAGCGGTAGGTAACTGAGATTCTCGAACAGACAGTGGTAGCTCTCAGTTTTACGAAGTTTTCTGCACGGGCTGCTTTCAAATCTTACCCATGAAATGTATCCCAAAGCAGTTGTTACCCAGACAGAAAAAGCAGTAAACTATCAAACTATCAATAACCCATTGAAGCaaaggaataaaaataattctaaAATAAATGCGATAAAAACGGTTTTTCACGCAATGAAAATCGTGCAGAGGCTTTTAAACTAAGCCAATTGTTTCGTTGTCATATTCGACGGCATTTTATCTATAGATAGTTTCACAATTTAGAAGTATTAAGAATTCTCTTCTTTCCATTTCAGTGTTTTTTCACCAGTAAGAACACCTGTTATAACCGGTGTTTAGGTGCTTTTTTAACTGAAACTAAACAACAGGTTGTCCTCACAGACACGATCAAAGTGTAAACACTCCTTACGCGATTTTAGTGTAGCGGGCAAGGCCAGAATCGACGGTTGAAATTTTTTGATCTGAAGTTAGATTCTCTTTAATAGATTGTCCTTGAGCGCAGAAACAGTTGAAAGAATTGGGATGTGATCACTGTAATACGCAGCAGGGTGAACGTACGTGGCGCATCGTGTAATCGCCGAGAAATGCGCTGTTGGTTATAATCATCGCTAAATTTTTCTTCGCTGGAAAACCGCTTTTTGTAAgatgatttttcattttttttaaagaggaaaaaagaaaagtagaACAAGCTACATTATGGAATTTAAGCCTTGAAGAAATGCGTTGCTTTTGGAAGTTTTGGAGGCGGAAGTGGATAGATCCAGCATCTTTAGCAGACACAAAACTCGCTCGTTGTTTGTCTCTGATTGATTTGACCGCTTTAGGAGTTGGTTGTACGCTTGGTGCTGGTGTTTATGTCATCGCTTGTGAAATAGCTCGCGATGTTGCTGGTCCCTCCACGGTGATATCATTTTTTATCGCTGGAATCGCATCGGTTTTATCAGGATTGTGTTACGCTGAGTTCGGCGCACGTGTACCTAAAGCTGGCTCTGCTTACGTTTACAGCTATGTTACTGTAGGGGAGTTAGTCGCGTTTATTATTGGCTGGAATCTGGTGATGGAATATATGATAGGAGCTGCTGCTATTGGACGAGCGTGGAGTGCATATTTCGATTCTATGGTACATGATAAAATTAGATCCTGGATTCTCGAAAATGTTGGATCCATCCAAATGGAAGGACTTGGTGGCCATCCCGATTTCTTAGCAGCAGCAATTATTATAATCCTCACGATTATTCAACTGTTTGGTGTAAAAAAGTCTACTGTGTTTATATTCGGGGTGACTTGCGTAAATATTGTtgtcattgtttttattattatcatgggTATAATCTTAGCCAGACCTCAGTACTGGTCGGATTTCATGCCGTATGGACCTTCGGGTGTCCTTGCGGGGTCCGCTACGGCATTCTTTGCCTTCGTTGGCTTTGATGTCATTGCTACAGCTGgtgaagaagcaaaaaatcCAAGTAAATCAATCCCATTATCTATAATGCTAGCGTTGTccatttgtttctttgcataTTTTGGCGTTTCTGCTGCAGTGACATTAATATGGCCCTATAACATGTTAGACTATGGGGCGGCATTACCGAAAGCCTTTGAGCATCGAGGAGCACACTTTGCAAAGTACATCATTGCAGTAGGTGCGCTTTGTGGAATGACAGCTGCAATCAATGGCGGACTTTTCCCGCTGCCGCGTTTACTCTACGCTATGGCCTCCGATGGACTGATTTTCAAGAGTTTTGCCCGTGTTAGCAAAGCTACCGAGGTACCCTTTGTTGGAACAATTTTCTCGGGGATTCTGGCTGGCTTTCTTGCAATGATCTTTGAGCTGCAGGCTCTTGTAGAGATGATGTCAATAGGGACACTTCAGGCTTACACAATTGTGTCTACATCGGTACTTATTTTGCGATATCAACCTGGAACAATAGGAATTGTGAGTAGCACCGAGGGAGACTCAGAATCGAGCCAAGACTGTCGATCGACAGACCTTCTTCGAGAGCCAACAGAGCGATCAGGAAAGATTTCAAAATGCATTATTTGGTTCTTGTTCTTTTACTTTTTCTGTTTTAGTGCTTTTCTGATCAATGGCCTTATCCCAATGTATCAAGGCGAAGTTTGGGCAATCTTTCTGGTGGGGTTGTTGGTCATAGTTTTCATAGCTGCTATTGTTTTGTTGAGCTTACAACCCAAGAGCTCAACATTGTTACCATTTCAAGTTCCGCTTGTTCCTTGTCTCCCTCTCGCTTCAATGTTTATTAACATATATCTTATGATGGAGCTTAATCCTGCCACTTGGATGCGATTTGGGGTTTGGATGGCAATAGGTGAGAGTGACAATGACATCCTAGGCTCGCACTGCGTGCGCAAGGACGCGGTATCTTGGTGTGCGACCCTGATTGCAACtagctttcttctttttcaaaccAAACGATCAACCACTCACAAATAATTTTATCTAGATTCTACAAACTTTAGCTGCCATTTTGTGACGCCTCAATGCATTCACAATgcaaggaaaaagaagaaaatctcCAACATATTTTACCTGATCGCCACCAAAACAGTCTTGCGTCGGCTCAATGTTGTTGTTATAAGTGCTCTAAGCCGAAAGCTCACGGGTTTTTTAAACTTGCACCAAAAAAGGTGTTTTAAAGAACGTGCTTTTCGTTTTGCGAAGTGTTGGAACGGAACtgtttgaaaagaaatgttttcCGTTGCAAATAACCGTATGCCTTAGTGTGCAAAATTCGTTGAAACCTGATGGGGCTCTGTGAAATATCGCTCTAGATCTGAAAGTCTCTTCAGGGTGACGAAAAATCGAAATAAgtataaatttaaaatattttacctAGGGTGTCTAACCTGTTCATTTCTCTCTTAAACAGGTTTATCGATATACATATTCTACGGGCTCCGGCACAGTGTGGAAGGCAAGAGGCAGAGCGAAGAAGAAGGTTATGTACCCTTACAACAAATGGACAGCAAAAAAAATGATCAAGGAGAGTAACAGGAGGATAAAAcataaaaagttttcatctgaTCCACAAGAGATACTTCTTGTTATGTGAGGTCGAGGACTGTAAATGAAGTCTTGAGTTTTAGTTACAACCAAAAAACTGACGTTAGTATTAAACATACGTTAGTGACACGCGAAAGGACCAAACCAAAGAATAAAATATCGCATTAACCACTAAATACTGCAAAACAACTTTAAAAATTACAACAAACTTGAAAAGATGCATGGATAGACATAAAGGAAAAAGATTGAAAGGGATTTTATTTGAGTAAATTTTATTCTTGTCTTtagagccctccgtttctttgAATCATGTGTTCGACGAAACAGAGGGCTCTGGTCACacctaaaaaaatattttttttcatcggCTGATAAAAAGTGAAATATGGCGACCACGCTGAAAAAAGCGTGTACAAGTTTCCACGAAATTAGTCCATCCACTGTAAGGATATCATTTCCGGTCGCTGGGGAAGGAACTCTCCAACGTACCACAAAACGTTGTAAAAACATGAGGTGTTATTCTTTACATTTAGTTCTTACCATTGTGTAATGAAATGCGCTTCATTAATCATCACGGCGAAAACTCTGTTTTTAAAAGACGATCTTAGAAGTGTCCATAgacaaattttactctgtcatcGAGAAACAGAAAAGCATCTTGATTATTGCTTTGACCTTGCTTGAAAACTTAAGCGCCTACACCTCATTCTTTGAACTTCTCTATTTGATCGGATATGATCACATTGAGAGGGGAAACAACCAGAACACAGCAGTCGCTGACTTTTTCTTAACTGTCCACCATTAAAGGAACCAGCTGAAATAAGAGACAAGGAGCCATTATAGATGCGACAAGAGAAAAAATATTTCCCTTGATGCGACCAGAGCCCTCCGTTTCACCGACCACGTGACCAAAGAACCGGAgagctctggggacgagatttaCGAAACTgggatgaaaattatttttttcttgtttgtgatgtaacgcaAGAGAGGACGATGGGAGAAAACACATCCACCATACATGGACCtcttccaatgaaaattttTTTCAATGTAATTTAGCCGTGGTCATGATGCGCGGCTATTTTAAAGTGCACCatactcaaatatttttcatctatAATATTAATCTTCCCACctaaagcaaacatgttttaccattcttacctaaaaatttcgctttttattCGCCGGGCAAAACGTGCGAAGTTATCAAAAccagcagtaatttggacctgcgaccgtgatgtgagaggtaTGAGTCTATTCcagatttgacgtcacaaactgcttttcaatgcaacatttctttgaaaacaggaatgcaaagtagtttgtgacgtaaaatcgagaatagacccattccTCTCACATCaaggtcgtgggtccaaattacttcttgttctgccaagtttacgtggcttgcagTGCACAGAAAAAGAGAAATTCTGTGTAAGAATTGTAACATATGTTTTCACTGGATggagatttatattaggaacgaaaaatatttgaatttaGGTGCAGTTTAAGGGAGACACCTGACTGGCTAGTTGCAATTGCTCAATGGACACGGGaccaaaataactttcaaaGCATGACGAgacaacacgatctcttcctcaaataaAGTATTACcctccattttgatcactctgtcccaggacttgtggtagcaaataaaaagaaaaaaagtaaaagcagcccctggacaggatttgaacccggagcacccactttgaaggaactgttgtTATTCActcttaaccactaaagatcaactgactagtcgaagtcagttcccacggcctgctcccgtctgaccttgtggctcggtcggtggagcggcggagatctaacccgaaggtcgtgggttcaattcccaccttggtcagagtttttctctgtccttgtgtgggcccagttccatcagtagggctaacgctcacatggttcccATGGGATAacaatctagcacttcacgttacactacactcacttcagttaattctgactagaaaatgtgccgattatttacgaAAACTAATTAGCATATATATAAAaccattgctgaataatggttgaGTCcgaagcttgattttaaaatggttagctttctcttgaagtttggtaaccgaaaTTTTTCAccgtgtaagcttgcttctttgCGGgggttaatacacgtttacagcggcacatTTAAAAGAAAGAATTATTGActttaataaaaaataacttCCTTGCTGTTAGTGATgtgttcccaggttcgagtcctgcgagttcAGACATTCGGGTTCGGCTTTGAAAAGAAATatattcatttcccatgatccctatcaagttttcagtgtccaaaatgaacgataattcTTCACTTGGAAGACATtgatccttcaattgagggagagacttggttgatAGAAACAGATTGAAAAAGCTACCATGGGGCCTGGGAATGTGTTCTCTCCCCCTATCCTCTCTTGtgtaaagataattcatgagccAAGGGAATATATAAAACTGCATTAAGAGCGGAGATTTACAAACGATTTCCCCAAAACATCCCAAAGTATTGTGGCATAAccccttaaagtggtactatgaaaaaaaatcaaatcttattttcctttgaatttcaaaactatgttaactaaacaataagtgatccaagttttaagccttgatttcaaaaagacacttgtttattttaactggaattttcctatttaatggtcttgagggagctggatcgaggagaacaTGACTtgaaagactcactagtttaagaatgcaatgcgtttgtacgcgacGCAATTAATATGAATCACCTGGAGTTTCTAGCCTGCAAATACAGAGATATTTCCGGCAGACGTTTCTCTTCCCCAGAAATACATCTGTGTCCGCAGGCCAGGGAgattcgggctttcagatttttaaactcgtgttttttatacataataaactgcgaTTAAACGCTGACATTTTAAGCTATTTAGTGGATGATGTCATGTTTCCCAagatccaactctctgaggtccagttggtcagttttgaacatgagtaatggcggaccgtgaaatccaaaacttacactcgaagtaaacagcctttggataaaaatcaaagcacAAGATTTTGTCAGGCAGGTGttgagcaaacacactttcaaaatttgaagaaaaaaaggagagggactttttgatcatagtaccacgtTAAATTCCTAAAGGAAATTACTGAAGAGCGAACGCAGCCTCAAAAGGGCAGTATTATTTCGGCCAATTTCGGCCCGTAAGATCACGAAAAGATACTCCGCGAATGAAACAAGTACAATTTGGTCGAGAGAAAGGACTTTAGTCCACATTGCCGAGACAAAATATCCGAACGAACAAGCaacaatttgtttgttttttttttgattggccggtATAGAAAATTGCTCTTTAAGTGATCTTGGGTAACAGTTTGCAAAAGCTGTGTGGGTGCGTGGGTGCGTGGGTGCGTGATTACTATTTAAAGTTGGTCTCCGGTTTGACCTCGATATAAGAACCTGAAAATCTTTTCTtggctattgttttctttgttttacattATCCGTCTCACAGTGTCTTACACCGAGGATAAACCAGTCCCTTTTTTAAACCAATGTGCAACGTGATTCACGGCACAACACGCACACGCAGTACATTTTTCTTGGCCGTGAACGTTTCTCCGTCATTTTAGTTTCatagttatttttattttcgatTATGAACTCTATTGTAGATTAAACAGTGTAAACCCAAAATTTTCATCGCTTGAAGCTTTCCTTTGGAAAAAGACTGAATTGTCGGTAAAATAAGAGTAGCCTTACCATATGAATAAAGAAGGATTGTCGCGGTCATCTCTGGTTGTCTGTGTTCTATAGCTACCTTGTATAATTCGACTGAAATACACCGTGTATTTAAGCTAGATAAATTGAAGTGGTTCATGTCAAGACGCATTCAGAAACCTTTCCTCTgatctaatttttttttctctttcacgGATGCACTCGTTTCGACTGTAAAGACATACGGTAATATCCAGTTGTCTTTTTAAATTGTTGCCCTCTTGGACAGGAAAGTCATTCAGTTGCCGGATTGTAGATGTACACTATGCACAAAAGACGCTCATTTATCTTGATTATAAATTtcttaaaatgtaatttatccCATGTTATTCACATTTGTTGATTTACCTATTAATCTCCGGTTAAGGCGGGGTTGATAAAGTGAATCATTCAAAGAGGTTTCTCTCGGTGTTAGAACTTCACAAATTTTCCATTTGTgtgttttttgttctttttctttttgcgctttttgttttagttcctttttttttatcatgGGGCGAGTTTCACTTATATTTAAACATACAATTGGCAATAAACAGTTTATTCAACGAACTCCATGATATAAACTAATCAAGAAGTTGTCTGAGGCCATGGCCTTAAGCTTAAGTGTACGGGCTTGACTCCTATGTTTTCAATATTGCAATTAATCCAGTTTGAACCATTTGCACCCTTCTTTCTACATGTGAACGTTAATGAATTTAGCACCTTTTCAGCTCTGAATcaaaacggctaaaaacaaTAGACCAATAATTGCCAAAATCTTAATCAATTGATGACGATTTCAAACAATAGACCGCATAGGACTCAATAAAATGAAACGGAAAATAGAAGCATCGTTAACGAGTTTAATCCGCTGTGAATGATGTCCGTTTACGCGGATGTTACATTGAAAGGAAGTAAAGGCCAACTTCGTACTTTTGTTCAGTATATTTGCCCTAAGGAATCATGAGTTACGGTGTCTCGAGTGGATCATTATCAACGCGGGATTTCTTGGCTTCAATTCGAAATCAGTTGGAAGAGCGCCTTCTAAAGAACAAAATTAGCTCGCTCGAGCTCCAAGAAAAAAGATTTCTGAGAAAACATCGTTCTGACACCAGACTTTTGAAACTTACGCAAGAAGTAAGACTTGGAAATTTGGCACTGGGAAGAGTTATTGCTAATGAGAGCTCGAGAGCGGCTCGTTTGGAGGTTTGTAGCTTTATTAGCTTTTATATTTCGCCCCTGGTTGAAGATGCACCCTGCATTTGATAGTGTTCTTTTACCCTTAGATTGTTCTCAGTATCAGGCGTTCAGGCAATGAAAAGTGTAGTGCCCCCTTCCATTCGCCGGTTGCCGAAATCTTAGTTCTCGTCTTCTTCATAGGGGTCAATTTAACGCGTGCCTACACAAATGTTCCTGAATTAATTCTTTCCAACCAGGCAACTAAGTCCTGGATTCAAACTTTGAATAATTGAATTTCCATTTCGTCATGTGTACAGCGGTATTTCAACTTTGTATTTTGGGAATAGAATCTTGATGGGCAAATATTCAAGTCAAATCTGCTGATAAAACCGTCCTTCTGTTTCCGTCGTGCGGGAAAGTTTAGATCAATGACTCAGTCTTCAACGAGATCaccacaaaacaacaaaccaatttatttttaggatacttcaaCACATTGAACGACGCTTTACGAAATAGGCTAATTCCGAAGCCAGAATCCCCAAAAACCTTACGATATTGCAAAGTTATactttgaggtgacgttttcgtcgatctcgccgtcgtagatcttaaagttacTTTTGACAACAAATAAGTgcagtttttttaaaatcaaaaaacAGGGCCAGTTCAAAGTAGGAAATGTGGCTACCTTAAAGTTTCGGATAATTTAAAGCAAACATTTTACCATCTCGGATAGCAAATCGTATCCCGTATCGGGTCTTAAAGTGGTCGAGGTAAATTTTTTTGTCAGGGCTAATGAATAATAaacgaaatggaaaaaaaaaacttcaagtGGCTGAAGGAGGCTACTAAGCCTCAGAATATTCGGCCACCCGGTTTTCTTAAGTCGTTCTTAACGGGAAGACCATATGCCTATTTCCAAGTAATGCCAAGAAGCTAACCAGCGATAATCAGAGAAGGCTAAATGGAGATTTATAATCTGACCCACAGTTTGAACGTTGTGTTCAGTCGGTAGTACATCCCTGGTCAGAGAATTTTCACTTTTCTTGAGTGGATCCTATTTCCACGTTTATGGCGAATTCTCAGTTGGGTTTTCCGAGAATTATAGAAACACAAGTTACCCTTTGATAGTTAGTTCATTAGCCGTATTCTACACAGTTACTTCTGTTGAAACGCCACCTGGTAAGGTGGAGTCTGTTGGTTCttttctctgcaccgagaggtttttctccgggtactccgggttTCCCCTTTCCACAAAAACCACTATTTGatttgtccccaattagtgctttagtgctaaatccattggcacttaaataaagttgttattactTACGTTTCGTAGAAGAGTTTCAGTGGCCTACACTGGTTCATCTTGCGTTTATTCACTTCTTTACCTTCACAGGGTAAAGTTTGGTTCACAAATAAAAGAAGACAGATGTTAAAGTCCCGTTATTCGTCGACAGAGGCAAACAAAACGTCCAGTTCAGCTAACGAAGGATGCACCCAGCCAATAAGAGGGTTAGAAAAGTAATCTCTATTTGATTTAAAGAGTTCACTAAATATTTCAAGTTTATCCACTTGACGGTGTTTGGGAGACCtgattttattatattttgtaATAAAGTCCGAAGGTTCTCCCTTTGCAAGTCTTGGCTTTTGGCCCTGCTCGACCCATGTCACGCCCATATTCTCACCAGAGGGATAATCAACATTGTCAAGTAAAGAAGGCCTCAACATTTGTTATTAGATCAAGTTTGGTGTTGTTTTAAGGCTGGAACAGTGCCTGAGAAACACGGCTAAATCAGTATGCATGCAAGCGTTACCTTCCTTTCCCTTTTCTTCAAAGATTGTTGCTGTCcttggttttcaaattgagtTGCATGCTATTACTGTACCTTAAATGGCAGCATCTAGTCAAAGGGTTTTTTATTAAGTGTCGAAAATCAAAC encodes:
- the LOC137997276 gene encoding cationic amino acid transporter 2-like isoform X3, yielding MRCFWKFWRRKWIDPASLADTKLARCLSLIDLTALGVGCTLGAGVYVIACEIARDVAGPSTVISFFIAGIASVLSGLCYAEFGARVPKAGSAYVYSYVTVGELVAFIIGWNLVMEYMIGAAAIGRAWSAYFDSMVHDKIRSWILENVGSIQMEGLGGHPDFLAAAIIIILTIIQLFGVKKSTVFIFGVTCVNIVVIVFIIIMGIILARPQYWSDFMPYGPSGVLAGSATAFFAFVGFDVIATAGEEAKNPSKSIPLSIMLALSICFFAYFGVSAAVTLIWPYNMLDYGAALPKAFEHRGAHFAKYIIAVGALCGMTAAINGGLFPLPRLLYAMASDGLIFKSFARVSKATEVPFVGTIFSGILAGFLAMIFELQALVEMMSIGTLQAYTIVSTSVLILRYQPGTIGIVSSTEGDSESSQDCRSTDLLREPTERSGKISKCIIWFLFFYFFCFSAFLINGLIPMYQGEVWAIFLVGLLVIVFIAAIVLLSLQPKSSTLLPFQVPLVPCLPLASMFINIYLMMELNPATWMRFGVWMAIGLSIYIFYGLRHSVEGKRQSEEEGYVPLQQMDSKKNDQGE